In Carassius gibelio isolate Cgi1373 ecotype wild population from Czech Republic chromosome B17, carGib1.2-hapl.c, whole genome shotgun sequence, the genomic stretch AAAGAGAAACTCCCACAAATGCATATGCGATAAGATCAGCCACAAAAATGACTGTGTCCATATCCTTGCAGCGCTAACCTTTAATGCGCGTTTTTAGAAAATCCTGACAGTGTAGTTGTTTAATGCCAAAAGAGGGTTTGTGCAAAATCTGGCGCTTTATAGGTACTCTTTTATATATACTTCAATATTTCCTCAGGAAGGAATTTTTTGATTGCACAAAATGTTACGCACCTGCATAATGATAGTCTGTTTTGGGGCTGGATGTGTTTCTCGGCGGCGTTGGAAGGAGTAGCTTTTCAAGAGTATTCTGGAACATGATAGTTATTTTAAGGCTTTTTATAGATCAATTTTAGTGTCAGGAAGTGATAATATGCAAAATACTAACCATAATATCTCCTCTGCACTCAAAAAGACAGTGCAGGACATATTCTGTGTTTGCTCCGCCGCCTGGTAGCACACTAGAGCAAGCCATTTTCAGAAGATTGTCCACTAGAAAGGGGGAAAAAGTCAACAGTAATCAGATATTGGTGGTTTCTTTTTCCTTCAtgtgcacaaaaataaattaaccatttaaaaatgGGTATTTTAGACTCCAAAACCCTGCACATCATATTAATGgggcacatttttttattttgtgttgcatTGTTAGCCTGCACTGAAAACAAAATTGATTCAGAAATTGAAAAGAAATTGCACTCAGAACAGAACCTGCGAGTTACACGTTGAATTGAGGATGACATTTGTAAGTGGAAagaatgaaatagcattttctttcaaaatgtactcaagtaattTTTCAAAAACCATATTTTCCAGTGTATAGTGAACTTAATTACTTGGCTGAAGAATGATTTTCTTTGCATCATACCTCCTGCATTATAAAATCACTGCATGTCTCCTATTGCTACATTTAACTCAATGTTATTTGTGTTGAAAGTGATTTCAGCTACCTTTCTGCTGGTTATCAGGGGCATCCAGGTCTTGGGAGGGCGAccacaaaagaacagcattatggGAATCTTCCTCTGTGAGGGTTTGCCTCTTAATGTCTGGGATCTTTGCTTGAAATTCCTCGCCAACATTTATCCGGCTATAAAGAAATCAAGACAGTTATTGATTAtgaatttattgtatatttaaatataatttaattattgaataaatCAAGCAGCAATTGACAGTTAAATGATGTGCAATAACATTGTTTTGCTGGTGTAGCTTTAAGGTGAAGAGTGTTATGTTTCGAAACACTTGTGAAAATGAAACCTTCAGATCATGTGGTTTTATTGAGAGGAAGTGTGATATTACTTTAGTGAATAAACtcacttttaaaaaatgaaacgAGAGGGAGGATGGTGTTTCTTTTTCATTTGCTGGAAAAAATTTGGTTGTCTCCGAGAAACTGCATTCATTGGTAAAAGTATTGTGAGAACACAACATTTTTGCAAATGCAAACTTTCTCGGGAGAACAAAAGcatccaaatataaaatatttttccatttcaTATTTTTTGCCAATAAACAACTACCTACATGatcaacaccctagcaacagaccACAACACATCATGGGCACCACTTACATTTTCTTGAGAAAATCTAACACATAGTTTAATTAGTTTTTCCTAGTCACATATCTTttgtaaacacattaaaatgcttACGGTGTTACATTAACCACTTTCTCCCTTGCAGTCTCACCAGAGTCATCCAAATCACCTGTTATAGACAAACATGGATAATGCATATTATAATTTGAAAAATACAGGTGCTTTAACAATGCATctaaaatatttcagtaaaaaCAAGTCTTTAATCTTTGCTATTGTCATGCCAAGGACTTTGACTGCATTAACTAACCAGCCCCATCTGCAGCATATTCGACCCCGCTGCTCTTGGCTCTTCCATTGATGGCGTTGAAGAGGCCTGATCCCGGGCGTACGGGGCTGAGCATGGGTGGAGGGGTGTACGGCACGTCGTCCCCAATGCTGCTCGCCGTCTTGAGCTGACTGCGGAAGAGCACTGCGCCTCTGGACTCCTGACCGGAGCTGGGCGAGGGAATCATCAACGGGACCAGACAGTGGCGGTACCTCTTTTTCACCTGCTTTTGTGCACATCCTCCATCTGAGACAGATCTCTTTATCTAGAATGTGTTATGTGGGGGGGTGAGGTTAACATTAAAATCGGTCAGAATTACATGAAtcggttaaagggatagttcacccaaaagtgaaaatgacAAAGGAAAGTTGGTAACCATCGGCTTTAATAGTATGgggaaaaaatactttaaaagtcATTGGCtatggagggtgagtaaattattatttttttttttggtgaactatccctttaagaaacacAAACTTAATATGTTCTCATAACTTCTATATCATCGAGTTGTTTTGTTAATGAGCCACAGAACATTTTAGCATGCTAAATGCTAAGTCTGCTCCAAttcttcaccacaatggtaacctAATGTAATTGAAACGGTTCTAAATTCCAACATTCCAAATTCTAACTTTAAACTCTATCAAGACTCCTGTTGTCATTTTGTtcagaaatacaaaaaataatagtcaATTTTAGCATTTTACTTGGTTTAAAGGTGTACTTGTTACACGTTACAcctactattataataacaataatttatgcATAGTTATAAGCAAGTAAACCTAATCCAAACCCTGATCCTAAACCTAACAATATAGTAAGAACATATACTTAATGAATATTACTCAGAACttaaatgtatgtataattacactgtaacaaggacactttaaaataaggtgtAACCCATTCTACTCTCTCCATTAAATCCTGTGCAAAGCAAACAGTTTCAGTTCGGCCAACATCAAAAACAATTATCAGATGTTTGACTGGTTCACATTCGCCCTACTTAACTCCTTTTTGAGGTTTACATTAACTGAAAACAAAGAAATCATGTTTAGGAGAGAAATATAATTTTACTGTGTAGTTCACAAATAATATGGATCACATCGAATTGGACAGTCTTTATGTTCCCATTTTTCACTATTTGCagtagcaatttttttttgttttgtttgtgaagcactttttaattatgcatttccTATTAAACCttgtaattttttatcaaaaagaCAGCATGAGAGtgaagttttacatttaaaaaatactttgagCATCTGCAGTCTATAAATTCTTTCGAGCTTATAAATTTCTCAACAGGTTTTAAAAATAACTATATGCCAGAAACTCACACAGGAAGGGTGGTTTCGTACCGACAGGAGGGGTGACTGTGCACCAGTCTTAATTAAACCGCTCTGTTCCTCATTTTTCTGCTGGCACAGAAGGTTGAGCGGGAGTTTGGTTGGGGTCTGGTAGTCCTTGACAGGTACTGACACTGGTAAGATGATGGGGTTGCTTTGAGCAGCCTCAGACAGAATGTGCCCGTCTCTCtgttaaaacaaagaaagaaataccAAGCAATGGGGCAAATCAGCATGCACGTTTTCACAAACCACCGATGATCAAAATGACTGGTTCATACCATTTTGAGGGATGTGGGGTGTGTCCGCAGTCCTCCATGAGAGCGCATGTGACCATTCAGAGCCGGGAGACTTTTGAACTCCCTGTGACAAACAGTGCATCTCATCTTTGCATGAGATCCATCCTCTCTTGACAACTCTGGTTCTAATCTACAGAAATCCAGATACTATATTATACATCAAGAATATGAGTGGAGCATTGAGTTTTTCGGGTTGCCTTAGCTTGCATACTAGAGGACTAGTGATATTATGTATTACACTAAAAACAATGGTGTAGAAACAGTTTTCACCCAGACACTGCTagtaaattttacaaaaataaaaacaaaaaggaatcAAGTAGCACTAGTGAAATAGGATTTCCTTAAACATACTACACATGACCAAATAGTATTAATGGTTGTCACTACACCTAGTTTTTATAAATCGAATACCAATTGTGTAACAAGACCTCAGCTTTCATAATTCTCAATATCACCagatgatgaattaataataatcaatgaattataaattaataatgaattatacaATTACTGTAGCACTTCAAGCCTTTATgcacaatgcattataaaaagttgtttaaatgcattaattataccTTGTAATGCACATTTCAATGCATTAGGATcacatgaataattgtaaccataGTTCCACGTTATAACACTTATCAATTCAATTGTtatactgttcattttaaatttggTCATTGGTAGTCTTAAATaagatataatgtattacaatgcacattatgaataattataatacattataccctttaataacactttataatgcattatatgtaaaggctttaagtaaagtgttaccacaagTATACCCAACCTTTACattttcttatatattatataagaaatattatatatatatatatatatatatatatatatatatatatatatatatatatatatatatattatgttaatatACAGCTCTTTATATAAAGtagggtgtgtatatatatatatatatatatatatatatatatatatatatatatatatatatcacataggGCTATGTATATAGcaaaatacttgtttatttgCTGCAAAATTTAAACTATATTATCACCCAGCGCTAACCTGCTAAATGTGATAAGGCATTAATGGACTGACATTATCAACATTGACATCACAACTTTCTGAAAAGCAGCTTTGAAATGTGTATTTAGAACATGCTCTattcaaataaattagatttttcctAAATGGATAGAAGTAGGGTTGGAGTCAAACCTGAAATGAGGTGAAATGGACTCATCTTGAAAATCTGGTGAAGGAGCCTGCAAGGTATTCATGAGAAACCTTTAACTTAAATGCAAATGAGTCTATaatgaagtaataaaataaaaaatacagtacctTTGACCACTGAGAAGCATGTGGAGTGGCATGATGAAAAATTTCTCCCATCATAGTCATCTGTGGAAGAGTTTTACAGACCCCTGAGCTCTTGTTTTGGTAGAGGTCTTCATTTCGGTGGGAGAAGTTGAAACCAGATTGATCTTCTTTGGGACTCGAGAACACCGGTGTGTTTGGCGAAGAGTGACGAGCATCGCTAAACATGTTATTTTGCTTTGCAGGGATTGATTGGACGTGATCTTGTGCGAGGTAAGGATTGCCGGGTTGGGAAAGCGAATGCAGATGTTGTTGGTCTTGGTAATGGAAAATCTGCTGCTCCGGGACTTTGAAGTCTTGACGGTGGTCAAAGGTTGGCGATTGAGCAGGTTCTTGAGAATCCAGGTAAGTTTTGTGTGCAAACATCCCTCTTTGTTGTTGATTCAAGGCCATTGGATATGGCACTGGAGGGCTTTGATAACCATGCCAAGAGCTCTGTGGTTTTTGGAGGCTCCTGTTTACCTGCTCCATGTTGTTTAATTTCTGCTTGTGTTGCTGGTATCCATAGTGAAACTGTTGATGGTTTTGGTAAAGGCTGTGCATCGAGTTTTGGCTTTCTGATGGATGGAAGCCGGTCTGATCACATTGACCCTGAATGACCATTGGGTTAAAAACTGGAGACTCCAAAGGTTGCCTGTCCGATCCTTCTGGGAGACTTTGAGGCATGTGCAAAACCCCTGAAATGTGATTTTCTGGGTGCTTATCATTTGTCCTGTTGCTATCGTCAAAGAGAAGTTGAATGTTTTTAGTAGGGAAGGCCTTTGAGAACGAGTCCAGCCTTTGAGGATGAGAAATACTGCCGTTGTCTTTGCAGGTCATTGATGAGATGTTCTGACACGTGATGTTAAACGGATAGATTCGAGACGTCTCTGGTAGTTCTTCGTGAGAAGAAGATCCCCATGATGATGTCTTTCCAAACTGATTATATTCCCAAGTTCCGCCACTGTTTGGCATCTCAAGCAATGGAGAAAGTTCATGTCCTGGAGTGCCAGGAGATGTTAGCGACTCATGGTTGAGTCGAGGAGACATTGGAGACGATTGGATCGAGTTTATGTTTGGTACACCATAGTGAGGTGCACCCAATGTGCTTGGGCTGTGCTGGAACAAATAGGTCCCGTTGGTGTGGTTTGTAAACTGATTCGTCTCGTACAAGTTTTCTGTCATCTTCAGAAAGATTCAAATGAAACTTCTCTATTGTTAAACTAATTGCTTGAGGCGACGTGGTTACATACTGGTTTGAATGGCACTATAAAAGAGTTGAATGCTTTTTCCATCATATGTTGTTTAGTCTCTCAAATTGTTCGGCTGATTTCAAGAATAGGTTTTTCCTGTAAAAAGAGACAACAAGTTGTTAAACTTGGCTGAAAATGTACAAAGACAATCATTTTGGTCTTTTAGGAATAACCTACACAATTTAA encodes the following:
- the LOC127976307 gene encoding transcriptional-regulating factor 1 isoform X3; protein product: MTENLYETNQFTNHTNGTYLFQHSPSTLGAPHYGVPNINSIQSSPMSPRLNHESLTSPGTPGHELSPLLEMPNSGGTWEYNQFGKTSSWGSSSHEELPETSRIYPFNITCQNISSMTCKDNGSISHPQRLDSFSKAFPTKNIQLLFDDSNRTNDKHPENHISGVLHMPQSLPEGSDRQPLESPVFNPMVIQGQCDQTGFHPSESQNSMHSLYQNHQQFHYGYQQHKQKLNNMEQVNRSLQKPQSSWHGYQSPPVPYPMALNQQQRGMFAHKTYLDSQEPAQSPTFDHRQDFKVPEQQIFHYQDQQHLHSLSQPGNPYLAQDHVQSIPAKQNNMFSDARHSSPNTPVFSSPKEDQSGFNFSHRNEDLYQNKSSGVCKTLPQMTMMGEIFHHATPHASQWSKAPSPDFQDESISPHFRLEPELSREDGSHAKMRCTVCHREFKSLPALNGHMRSHGGLRTHPTSLKMRDGHILSEAAQSNPIILPVSVPVKDYQTPTKLPLNLLCQQKNEEQSGLIKTGAQSPLLSIKRSVSDGGCAQKQVKKRYRHCLVPLMIPSPSSGQESRGAVLFRSQLKTASSIGDDVPYTPPPMLSPVRPGSGLFNAINGRAKSSGVEYAADGAGDLDDSGETAREKVVNVTPRINVGEEFQAKIPDIKRQTLTEEDSHNAVLLWSPSQDLDAPDNQQKVDNLLKMACSSVLPGGGANTEYVLHCLFECRGDIMNTLEKLLLPTPPRNTSSPKTDYHYAGSDRWTLQEKRQLNKALLSHHKDFFLVQKMVKTKSVSQCVEYYYTWKKRLRLGTRVSSALSTPVQDPRGDAESNKEANSKTREHEISENSSAVFVCEVSNSQMKEEMWTQTNLRLLCSSPAESRTSTLTLPLGSASVRSSPSSTTSGDTDSAVVFPCNECGKVFLKVKSRNAHMKTHRQQEDIQLWQLSRAPEQDRVMATPESHPVTPLKPPMNIHSLTCDVKTSINDMCSESMQEINCPLKTLPVLQSPLDYIPS
- the LOC127976307 gene encoding transcriptional-regulating factor 1 isoform X2; protein product: MTENLYETNQFTNHTNGTYLFQHSPSTLGAPHYGVPNINSIQSSPMSPRLNHESLTSPGTPGHELSPLLEMPNSGGTWEYNQFGKTSSWGSSSHEELPETSRIYPFNITCQNISSMTCKDNGSISHPQRLDSFSKAFPTKNIQLLFDDSNRTNDKHPENHISGVLHMPQSLPEGSDRQPLESPVFNPMVIQGQCDQTGFHPSESQNSMHSLYQNHQQFHYGYQQHKQKLNNMEQVNRSLQKPQSSWHGYQSPPVPYPMALNQQQRGMFAHKTYLDSQEPAQSPTFDHRQDFKVPEQQIFHYQDQQHLHSLSQPGNPYLAQDHVQSIPAKQNNMFSDARHSSPNTPVFSSPKEDQSGFNFSHRNEDLYQNKSSGVCKTLPQMTMMGEIFHHATPHASQWSKAPSPDFQDESISPHFRLEPELSREDGSHAKMRCTVCHREFKSLPALNGHMRSHGGLRTHPTSLKMRDGHILSEAAQSNPIILPVSVPVKDYQTPTKLPLNLLCQQKNEEQSGLIKTGAQSPLLSVRNHPSCIKRSVSDGGCAQKQVKKRYRHCLVPLMIPSPSSGQESRGAVLFRSQLKTASSIGDDVPYTPPPMLSPVRPGSGLFNAINGRAKSSGVEYAADGAGDLDDSGETAREKVVNVTPRINVGEEFQAKIPDIKRQTLTEEDSHNAVLLWSPSQDLDAPDNQQKVDNLLKMACSSVLPGGGANTEYVLHCLFECRGDIMNTLEKLLLPTPPRNTSSPKTDYHYAGSDRWTLQEKRQLNKALLSHHKDFFLVQKMVKTKSVSQCVEYYYTWKKRLRLGTRVSSALSTPVQDPRGDAESNKEANSKTREHEISENSSAVFVCEVSNSMKEEMWTQTNLRLLCSSPAESRTSTLTLPLGSASVRSSPSSTTSGDTDSAVVFPCNECGKVFLKVKSRNAHMKTHRQQEDIQLWQLSRAPEQDRVMATPESHPVTPLKPPMNIHSLTCDVKTSINDMCSESMQEINCPLKTLPVLQSPLDYIPS
- the LOC127976307 gene encoding transcriptional-regulating factor 1 isoform X1; amino-acid sequence: MTENLYETNQFTNHTNGTYLFQHSPSTLGAPHYGVPNINSIQSSPMSPRLNHESLTSPGTPGHELSPLLEMPNSGGTWEYNQFGKTSSWGSSSHEELPETSRIYPFNITCQNISSMTCKDNGSISHPQRLDSFSKAFPTKNIQLLFDDSNRTNDKHPENHISGVLHMPQSLPEGSDRQPLESPVFNPMVIQGQCDQTGFHPSESQNSMHSLYQNHQQFHYGYQQHKQKLNNMEQVNRSLQKPQSSWHGYQSPPVPYPMALNQQQRGMFAHKTYLDSQEPAQSPTFDHRQDFKVPEQQIFHYQDQQHLHSLSQPGNPYLAQDHVQSIPAKQNNMFSDARHSSPNTPVFSSPKEDQSGFNFSHRNEDLYQNKSSGVCKTLPQMTMMGEIFHHATPHASQWSKAPSPDFQDESISPHFRLEPELSREDGSHAKMRCTVCHREFKSLPALNGHMRSHGGLRTHPTSLKMRDGHILSEAAQSNPIILPVSVPVKDYQTPTKLPLNLLCQQKNEEQSGLIKTGAQSPLLSVRNHPSCIKRSVSDGGCAQKQVKKRYRHCLVPLMIPSPSSGQESRGAVLFRSQLKTASSIGDDVPYTPPPMLSPVRPGSGLFNAINGRAKSSGVEYAADGAGDLDDSGETAREKVVNVTPRINVGEEFQAKIPDIKRQTLTEEDSHNAVLLWSPSQDLDAPDNQQKVDNLLKMACSSVLPGGGANTEYVLHCLFECRGDIMNTLEKLLLPTPPRNTSSPKTDYHYAGSDRWTLQEKRQLNKALLSHHKDFFLVQKMVKTKSVSQCVEYYYTWKKRLRLGTRVSSALSTPVQDPRGDAESNKEANSKTREHEISENSSAVFVCEVSNSQMKEEMWTQTNLRLLCSSPAESRTSTLTLPLGSASVRSSPSSTTSGDTDSAVVFPCNECGKVFLKVKSRNAHMKTHRQQEDIQLWQLSRAPEQDRVMATPESHPVTPLKPPMNIHSLTCDVKTSINDMCSESMQEINCPLKTLPVLQSPLDYIPS